Within the Syngnathus scovelli strain Florida chromosome 6, RoL_Ssco_1.2, whole genome shotgun sequence genome, the region CAGCTAACAGCATTTCAGCAAAGAAATCCACTTGGGAGCCGTCCAATCAGATTCCAGCCTCTCTGTGTTGCCATGTCGATCTAATCTGCCTTCAGATTTTGTATTGACCCCCGAAATTGCGCAATTTTACGTAGGATTACGTAAACTTCCCAAAAGGACAATCGCGAATGAAAAATCGTGCAGGTTAAAATAGAAGACTCTTAAATCACGTACAAATTCAAAGGTCAAAATGATGATGTCATAAATAAGATTAAAGTTGTGCGCGTGTTAAAATACAAATACGGTAAAATTCCCAATTGTGAgccgcttaaaaaaaaaaaaaagtctaccgtTACTCCTTCAAAAGTTGAGGGTGAAAATGAGTGAAGGTAAGACATCAGAATTGAAAGACAGGATTCACAGTCGAGTACAGATGACAAGTGGACAgtgaggtgttctgggaccagagggggcggggcttctttccactcatttgcatatttacGAAGAATCTTCTTTTGTACTTAACACAGTGGAACCGCCAACATCGGGCCGAGAGTCAACGGCCAGTTGAGAGCGACATTTTGTAATTTTGGGGCTCCAATGGTACCCCAGTTTGAGAGTCTTCATTTCAAAGCACTCAAGTGGGTCACACAAATTGAAAAAATTTGCAGCTGCGCTTTCAAAACACTGCGGCAATCCTCACCCTCATCCCTTGAGTAGTCCTCGCCCGAATGGGGCTCAAACAGGTAGTCCCCTGTTGCTAGTTCAAACGCCTGCCAGACACAAGAGGGCGCTGTTGTTACTCAGTACACATGCGTCTAATTGACTGCTTCATGTTTACCATGCAGGCGGTGCTCCAGATGTCGGCGGGAGTGCTGTAACCGGCCCCTATCAGCACTTCGATGGAGCGGTACTGTCGGGTCTGGATGTCCTCGGTAAAGTGCTTGTGCTGCGATGCGCGAGTGGATGGATTTTAATATACGATGATGTTTGCCATGAATTATTCACACGGCTGACACTGTACTGTACACACATACAGCCGCTATTCCAAATCGTAAGCAGTTTTGATATCGATGAACTGCAGAGTCAGAGTTGCTAATTTTCAATCAGTATCAGTAATTGAAAAAACtaatatttgaaaacaaatgtagtCACTGTGTTGCTAAttatcaatttgtttttgtacagactCCTATTAAATCTTCATATCCACATCAGAGTGCTCAAGTGACGTTTGGGTCTTACCACCCAGCAGGCATTTCCGAGGTCAGCTATTTTCACTCGGATGGATTCAGCGTTGCGGGGGTCAAGTGGGTTGATCAGGAGGTCCGCGGCTCGGGCTCGAGCTGCCGAAAACAGTAGTCGTGTCATGTTTGATATTTTTAGTGCAACAgataaatttctttttttttttttagttcccaTTGTTAAGAGCAATGTGCTACCTTTGGGCGTTTCTCCCGTGCTGGACGATGAGACGGTGCGGCTGCGGTCCGCTGCGGGGCTGCCGGGCAGCTTCCCCGCTCCGGTGTCACCCGTGCCCCCGCACAGGGGACTGGCGGGCTCCGGGTCCAGAGGCAACTCGGGAAAGAGCGCCACGGCGGCCCTGGGGCGCTGGCCCTCGCCGTTGGTGAGCCCCGGCTCGCCCGCCTCGCCGTTGAACATCTCGTAGCCGGAGCTGAGCGACAGGTCCCTGTCGGTGTAGCTGAGCTCGGACTCCACCAAGGGGCAGAGGAGCGGCTCGGGCATGGTGGGCAGCCGGGCGCCCGGCCCCTCCGAGGCCGGCGGCGGGATGTGGCCGTTGGTTTTGGCCGCGTGGGTTTGGTTGGTGGGCGTCTTGACGGGCGAGCCCGTGTCTGTGAGGAGCTCGGCGGTGGTGTCGTCctcatcgtcgtcgtcttcctcctcctcctcttccttggcTTCGTCTGTCTTCTCTGTCTCCTCGAGTTcattttctttctcctcctggtcgACTCTCTCTAGCTCCTTCTTCATCTCCAGCCCTTTGGGcggctcctcctcttcctccttctggATAAAATCGCCATTACCGGGAGGGATGGGAGCGTCTTTCTCGGCCACGGGCGTGGCCTCCTCTTCTGCATCTTCGTCACGGTCATCATCGTTGATGCGGGGTCCCtctccctcctcttcttcctcttcctcctcctcaccgGGCTCCTCGTTGTGTGCTGCGCCTGAAACCATGGAAGGAACAGCATTCATAACCAGCAGCAGCTTTGAAGGCCTGTGACGGAAATGTGTGATGTGACCTAtaaccaaataaaaaatatatatgtatagaggaaaaaataaaataaaaaataaatacaaataaaaaaataaaattaaataaattagatACTTGTTGCACAAGtgcacacatttttttaaaagtgaaactgTAGATGTGGAATTAATTACTGACATTGAAACTCCCACTTCCTCTGAACCAAACCTCCATTATCGATTTTTCTGAAAATACTTTTCTCACTTGGGTCGTCTTTGTCTAAACAAAACATCTGTGCCAACAACGAGTCCATGACACTCACATGTATGATTGGTCAACCTGGTGGGCCTCTCACtactttcctcctcctcctcttccccgtcctcatcgtcgtcgtcatcgctCTCTCCGAGGGCCATGCCGGGGCCCGGCGGCGTCGGTTGACGGGGCGTGGAGGGTCGCTCAATTTTCGGCCGCTCCTCTTCGTTcgtcccttcctcctcctcctcttcctcttcctcgtcgCCCTCCTCGTTAGCTCGCTCCCCCCTCTTCTCGGCTTCCCTCTCCAGGGCTTCGATCTCCAGCATCCTCTTCTCCAGCAGCTCGGCTTGACGCTTCTGTTTctttttcagcttcttcttcttgttcttgGAGATCTTGCCCACCTGGGAGCAAAGCAGCAAACCCGTTAATTAGACTGCCGCTCGGAAATGTCATCTGACAACACAAGACAGGCGTGTCGATTGTGCgtacgtgtacgtgtgtgtgcgtgtgtggcctCTCATGTCATACTCACATCAGTCGTACTCACCGGTTTGAGCTGGGGGGCTGTGCTAActggcacacacacaaggaGAAACACCCATCAGATACGTTCAAAGTGCGAGTCACAACATACGCAAGCAAAAGCGGCTCTTTGTAACGTCGTTCGTTACCAAGGGCTGTCGGACACACAATTCACAAAGTTACAATATTTGTTTTGGATTTGAAATTGAAAAGTGTTATAAATTCCATACTCAGCTGGCAAAGGAAAGATCCAAATTTAAAATGTGTCTACTGCAACAAGAGCAGAATTCAGCCGGAAGTGTAAATGTAAAGTACACGTCACAACTGTAGGGGGAGTCAGTGAGCAATAAAACAAACAGCTTCCTCTATGCTGGCTGGATCAGAAATATTGCGCTCCCAATTATTTCTCGACTTCACCACGTTTCACGGCGTCCTTACCCGCTGACCCGGAAGGGGGCGGAGCTCCGGCTTTCTGCCACTCGGTGGCTTCCATGGCCATGCGCCTCACAAACGTGTCGTCCACGCACATCAGGATGTTCTCGGGCTTGATGTCCGTGTGGATGATTTTACATTTGGTGTGCAGGTAGTCCAGCCCTTGCAAGACCTGCCCCACAAAAATCCCATTTGTCGGCTTCTTCATGAAATATTTCGTGCGTGCTCACCTGTTTGATGATGCTCTTGACGCATGGCAGTGGCAGGCCTTGGTAGTTGGACTTGATGATCCACTTGAGCAGGTGGTGACCCAGTACTTCGAACACCATGCACACATCTGGATCGAGAGTTAAAGACACGCGTAGCCACCGACAAaagaacacaacacacacacatgcaaacacaattTTGGACAGGATACGAATCCCGTTGACGCCAGAGATCTTGAAGTCATCTATCAACTGGACCACCATGTCCTTGTTGGGGTCGGAGGGGTCGCTCTCCCTCACCTggaaaataaaaagagaaaTGTAAGTAgaaggcaaaaaaagaaaaaaaaacgagataaaaaaaaaaatggaagaacgGGCTGCTCACACATCGCAGCAACTTGATCTCATCCAAGGCCGTCTCCGTGTAATGCTGGGCGCTCTTCACCACCTTCATAGCCACAAAGTTCTTTACTCTACACAAACAAAAGACGCAACAACAATCGGATTGCTCAGAAAGAAATGAAACACGTCCCTCATCACCTTCATCACACTCCCGCAATGACACCAAGTAGGCAAACGCGTCGGAGAAGAAGCCGATGCGTCATGAACTCATTAGCTAATGATGCAGAAATCCAGAAATGTTTTATTTGGTGGATAAACATCAATTTGAGGAAGCACAGAACTAATTTAGCTCTGAAAAGAAGCTAAATGTGTTCATATCATTGATAGTTCATTCATATTGTCTTGCGGATATcattgttgtcatggcaaccggaTCGTGCTATTTACTAAACTTTGTTTCCTAGGGGATGGAAAAAATAATGTTAACACTGTTTGCTTGAAGGCCTTGTACAAACACGGTGACTAAGTGGGGACGGTTACTTATCGACGATAAAGACTGATCACTTCGCACTCTTCAAGTAACTCGACGCCGGCTCGCAAGACTTCCATTACTGTAATTAACACCGACGGCGTGAGTAAatacgtgtttgtttgtttgaaagcTGACACTTGCCAACCAAGATCGGTTCTGAGCTTTAGTGTCGTTGCAGTGTGTGCGTCAGATTTTGTGGAGATGTTGTCAGCAGGTTGTGTGTTGAACTCACTGGATGTCCCAGCACAGCCAGACGGTGGAGAAATGACCCCACCCCAGCTTCCTTATCACATGGTACCTCCCGTTGAATAAATCTCCGATCTTGACCGGATGGTAGCCtcctgaaagacaaaaaaaatcggGATGAGGTGGTCAGAAAACGATATTGTTACATTTTGTAGGATTTGATGGAACACTAAATCAACTTATAGAGAcagaaaaacaattaaaaacactAATTTAATATATATTGGTGAATTTTTAATAGAGAACTCGTTGGCTAGCTACAAAAGACAGCTAGCCAGCAACTGTGTGTTCCATCCTGACCTTTGCAGTAGTCCGCCGGGTCCTCCTGCTCCTCATCGTCGGAGCCCAGGATCTCCTCCTCCGGCTCCGGGGGCCCCGCAGGCTCAgggggaggcggagggggcggcgGGGGAGAAGGGACACTCGCCGAGGCTTTCTGCTGCGTCTCAGGCCTGCCGACGACAATCGAGGCGACAATATAAGTGTTAGCCTCGAGTGTCGTTCCGTCTTTCTGACTCACAGCTGGATGCGGGAGATGCGAGTGTGACTCAGACTTGGATAAGAACTTGTGACAATTTTctgtacatttctttttttttttttaaatcgtgtGCAGCTGACAGATGGTGCTCAACAGGAATCCCGACCATAAGAAAAGCCCCGGAAATGATGTCATTAGAGTCTCTGCAACTGGATGAGCGGAAGCCACATCTGATTATTTCATGAAGTCATCAACGGAAACATATTCACCTCATCATTCCTTTAATTCTTTTAGTAATAATTGAGGCACTGTAATGTTGATGCTATGGCCCTCCAATTCACACACAAAAGCAGATGTTTATGTTTTTACATAACAAAATGTGATTTTccttcatttcaattcattttaatGTAAATTCGAAGCTCAAGGCTCCAATTTACATTAAGATAAAAATTATGTACGCAATAAATTGCTAAataagacagatattttctgtacatcctcatcatcatcatcagaaaCAAAACATCGGCATCAAAACACAAAGCGAGAGCTGCTTATAACGGCGGTCACAAGCCTAGACACATGATCTCCGTGTGTTGCCGTGGCAACTGCAGCGGCTGCTGGGTTATGGGGGTGGTTCCTGGGGGAATCCGGGACACAAAGCGTTAAAAGTGACAGCGACCACATCGGCTTTCCCGGAGCTGACGTGAAGGGCAGAAGATAACTCGGCATTGAGATTTCACTGTCCATCTTTTTACAAGCCGCTGTGTCCTTGCACCACAAGATGTCGCGTCGTTACCAAAGCAGTCACGTCGTCTGTTTATACATCACACCTATAACACGGCGtgtgctttttttatttattaattttttgggCATCACAACTCAGCCACGCCTCCCGCCCCCTCATAACTTCCGCAGCCTGTGAGACGACGGAAAGGCGGTGACCGAATTAGCTATGAAGAAAGACGACTGTAAGATATAAGGTCACTTGACATCTAATGAGTTGCACTGTCGGAAAGAAATTAATCATCGGGGCCGATGATAACACGACACCCGCAACTTAGCGAGCCGGGAAATTTCATCTTTTGTATGGAGGCAAAACAGAAGCCGGGAAGCTCATGATGCATTTTAGGTCAAAGATAAGACATCTTCAAAAGTGCCATTCGGCACTTGTGATTAGCCCCGCCCCCCCTCGAAGTACTTCCCGTCGCCCTAATTGCGACTCATTCACATTAGAAGAACCGATTTGGGCCTTCAGTGTAAATGTGTACACAGTCGCCATAGCGACCGTGATTGGCTCCAGTTTCAACCATCATCGTGATTGACCTTCTGAGAGTGAGGACCACAAGATGATTGAAAGCGAATCTTCCAGACGTTCAAATATTTACCCACGTCTTAAAAGCCCAAggagaaatgttttttgatgatcCAGGAATGAAATCAAACCATCTATCAAGGTCAAACTGTCGTGTTTGTCTCGAGGTTACGATCAAGCATGATGGAATGTTTTGAGCGCAGATAACAGATGAGGTTATTTTTCATGACGGGACGGCAGGAAGACGAAGAATAGCGATTCTGCTCACACCCCGCGACGACCCGATGACCTCAGCTACAATCGGGCCTTCGCGATTGTGTAAAGTCGTGAATGACTGCTGATTGGATGCCTGGCACTTGACAAATGCGACGGGGGTGTGACAATCATGAAACGGACACAAAGGACTCTTTGCCAATCATGCCGCATTAGAATGGCATCGCACAGCGCTCTGCTTGTTTTGCGTCTAGGCACTTTTTGGCTGCTGTAAAAGCGCTGACTCGGCGGAGCACGGCTGGAAATGTCACAACAACTTGCAAGATTTACCCTCTAAACAAACGCTCCTTTCAAACGCAAACACGGCAAACTTGCGAGAATGCGTTAGCATCTTGACTGACAAGTTTTTGTCCTgtgaaggaaaataaaaaacatttggaGTTGCTTTCAGCCATTTTGGAGCTCTCaattaatcaggtcctatatgtTGTTAGGCTGAAGGATTCAAACGTGATGACTCACCCCCGGAACGAACACGTCTAGTTATCACCTTGGTAACAGAGGGATTTTTCCTTAGTAACGATGATGGTCGCCATTATGCTGGCTCTTAAAGCGTGGGATTCACGGCGCCGGTGTCCTTCAGGTCTGCCAAACATTCCAGAGGTCTCCCATTGATTTACCGTTTTTCGCCTCCATCTCGGCCTGTGTCGGCGGGCCAGCTGACTCATTTGTCTGAGTCCCCACCTGAGACCTGACACGATTTTCAGGATGTAACCTCTCCGCATCCATTTT harbors:
- the srpk2 gene encoding SRSF protein kinase 2 isoform X7, which codes for MSVNSEKSSSPERPETQQKASASVPSPPPPPPPPPEPAGPPEPEEEILGSDDEEQEDPADYCKGGYHPVKIGDLFNGRYHVIRKLGWGHFSTVWLCWDIQVKNFVAMKVVKSAQHYTETALDEIKLLRCVRESDPSDPNKDMVVQLIDDFKISGVNGIHVCMVFEVLGHHLLKWIIKSNYQGLPLPCVKSIIKQVLQGLDYLHTKCKIIHTDIKPENILMCVDDTFVRRMAMEATEWQKAGAPPPSGSAVSTAPQLKPVGKISKNKKKKLKKKQKRQAELLEKRMLEIEALEREAEKRGERANEEGDEEEEEEEEEGTNEEERPKIERPSTPRQPTPPGPGMALGESDDDDDEDGEEEEEESSERPTRLTNHTCAAHNEEPGEEEEEEEEEGEGPRINDDDRDEDAEEEATPVAEKDAPIPPGNGDFIQKEEEEEPPKGLEMKKELERVDQEEKENELEETEKTDEAKEEEEEEDDDDEDDTTAELLTDTGSPVKTPTNQTHAAKTNGHIPPPASEGPGARLPTMPEPLLCPLVESELSYTDRDLSLSSGYEMFNGEAGEPGLTNGEGQRPRAAVALFPELPLDPEPASPLCGGTGDTGAGKLPGSPAADRSRTVSSSSTGETPKARARAADLLINPLDPRNAESIRVKIADLGNACWVHKHFTEDIQTRQYRSIEVLIGAGYSTPADIWSTACMAFELATGDYLFEPHSGEDYSRDEDHIAHIIELLGCIPRHFALSGKYSREFFNRRGELRHITKLKPWSLYDVLVEKYGWAHEDAAHFTQFLLPMLEMVPEKRASAGECLNHAWLNS
- the srpk2 gene encoding SRSF protein kinase 2 isoform X2: MISRKVLAMQSKKRRPKGKKEKPGHHRRPETQQKASASVPSPPPPPPPPPEPAGPPEPEEEILGSDDEEQEDPADYCKGGYHPVKIGDLFNGRYHVIRKLGWGHFSTVWLCWDIQVKNFVAMKVVKSAQHYTETALDEIKLLRCVRESDPSDPNKDMVVQLIDDFKISGVNGIHVCMVFEVLGHHLLKWIIKSNYQGLPLPCVKSIIKQVLQGLDYLHTKCKIIHTDIKPENILMCVDDTFVRRMAMEATEWQKAGAPPPSGSAVSTAPQLKPVSTTDVGKISKNKKKKLKKKQKRQAELLEKRMLEIEALEREAEKRGERANEEGDEEEEEEEEEGTNEEERPKIERPSTPRQPTPPGPGMALGESDDDDDEDGEEEEEESSERPTRLTNHTCAAHNEEPGEEEEEEEEEGEGPRINDDDRDEDAEEEATPVAEKDAPIPPGNGDFIQKEEEEEPPKGLEMKKELERVDQEEKENELEETEKTDEAKEEEEEEDDDDEDDTTAELLTDTGSPVKTPTNQTHAAKTNGHIPPPASEGPGARLPTMPEPLLCPLVESELSYTDRDLSLSSGYEMFNGEAGEPGLTNGEGQRPRAAVALFPELPLDPEPASPLCGGTGDTGAGKLPGSPAADRSRTVSSSSTGETPKARARAADLLINPLDPRNAESIRVKIADLGNACWVHKHFTEDIQTRQYRSIEVLIGAGYSTPADIWSTACMAFELATGDYLFEPHSGEDYSRDEDHIAHIIELLGCIPRHFALSGKYSREFFNRRGELRHITKLKPWSLYDVLVEKYGWAHEDAAHFTQFLLPMLEMVPEKRASAGECLNHAWLNS
- the srpk2 gene encoding SRSF protein kinase 2 isoform X1, with translation MISRKVLAMQSKKRRPKGKKEKPGHHRRPETQQKASASVPSPPPPPPPPPEPAGPPEPEEEILGSDDEEQEDPADYCKGGYHPVKIGDLFNGRYHVIRKLGWGHFSTVWLCWDIQVKNFVAMKVVKSAQHYTETALDEIKLLRCVRESDPSDPNKDMVVQLIDDFKISGVNGIHVCMVFEVLGHHLLKWIIKSNYQGLPLPCVKSIIKQVLQGLDYLHTKCKIIHTDIKPENILMCVDDTFVRRMAMEATEWQKAGAPPPSGSAVSTAPQLKPVSTTDVGKISKNKKKKLKKKQKRQAELLEKRMLEIEALEREAEKRGERANEEGDEEEEEEEEEGTNEEERPKIERPSTPRQPTPPGPGMALGESDDDDDEDGEEEEEESSERPTRLTNHTCAAHNEEPGEEEEEEEEEGEGPRINDDDRDEDAEEEATPVAEKDAPIPPGNGDFIQKEEEEEPPKGLEMKKELERVDQEEKENELEETEKTDEAKEEEEEEDDDDEDDTTAELLTDTGSPVKTPTNQTHAAKTNGHIPPPASEGPGARLPTMPEPLLCPLVESELSYTDRDLSLSSGYEMFNGEAGEPGLTNGEGQRPRAAVALFPELPLDPEPASPLCGGTGDTGAGKLPGSPAADRSRTVSSSSTGETPKARARAADLLINPLDPRNAESIRVKIADLGNACWVHKHFTEDIQTRQYRSIEVLIGAGYSTPADIWSTACMAFELATGDYLFEPHSGEDYSRDEDHIALISELLGKVPRKVYAAGKHSKEFFSKKGELRHITKLKPWSLYDVLVEKYGWAHEDAAHFTQFLLPMLEMVPEKRASAGECLNHAWLNS
- the srpk2 gene encoding SRSF protein kinase 2 isoform X3, whose protein sequence is MISRKVLAMQSKKRRPKGKKEKPGHHRRPETQQKASASVPSPPPPPPPPPEPAGPPEPEEEILGSDDEEQEDPADYCKGGYHPVKIGDLFNGRYHVIRKLGWGHFSTVWLCWDIQVKNFVAMKVVKSAQHYTETALDEIKLLRCVRESDPSDPNKDMVVQLIDDFKISGVNGIHVCMVFEVLGHHLLKWIIKSNYQGLPLPCVKSIIKQVLQGLDYLHTKCKIIHTDIKPENILMCVDDTFVRRMAMEATEWQKAGAPPPSGSAVSTAPQLKPVGKISKNKKKKLKKKQKRQAELLEKRMLEIEALEREAEKRGERANEEGDEEEEEEEEEGTNEEERPKIERPSTPRQPTPPGPGMALGESDDDDDEDGEEEEEESSERPTRLTNHTCAAHNEEPGEEEEEEEEEGEGPRINDDDRDEDAEEEATPVAEKDAPIPPGNGDFIQKEEEEEPPKGLEMKKELERVDQEEKENELEETEKTDEAKEEEEEEDDDDEDDTTAELLTDTGSPVKTPTNQTHAAKTNGHIPPPASEGPGARLPTMPEPLLCPLVESELSYTDRDLSLSSGYEMFNGEAGEPGLTNGEGQRPRAAVALFPELPLDPEPASPLCGGTGDTGAGKLPGSPAADRSRTVSSSSTGETPKARARAADLLINPLDPRNAESIRVKIADLGNACWVHKHFTEDIQTRQYRSIEVLIGAGYSTPADIWSTACMAFELATGDYLFEPHSGEDYSRDEDHIALISELLGKVPRKVYAAGKHSKEFFSKKGELRHITKLKPWSLYDVLVEKYGWAHEDAAHFTQFLLPMLEMVPEKRASAGECLNHAWLNS
- the srpk2 gene encoding SRSF protein kinase 2 isoform X6, whose protein sequence is MISRKVLAMQSKKRRPKGKKEKPGHHRRPETQQKASASVPSPPPPPPPPPEPAGPPEPEEEILGSDDEEQEDPADYCKGGYHPVKIGDLFNGRYHVIRKLGWGHFSTVWLCWDIQVKNFVAMKVVKSAQHYTETALDEIKLLRCVRESDPSDPNKDMVVQLIDDFKISGVNGIHVCMVFEVLGHHLLKWIIKSNYQGLPLPCVKSIIKQVLQGLDYLHTKCKIIHTDIKPENILMCVDDTFVRRMAMEATEWQKAGAPPPSGSAVSTAPQLKPVGKISKNKKKKLKKKQKRQAELLEKRMLEIEALEREAEKRGERANEEGDEEEEEEEEEGTNEEERPKIERPSTPRQPTPPGPGMALGESDDDDDEDGEEEEEESSERPTRLTNHTCAAHNEEPGEEEEEEEEEGEGPRINDDDRDEDAEEEATPVAEKDAPIPPGNGDFIQKEEEEEPPKGLEMKKELERVDQEEKENELEETEKTDEAKEEEEEEDDDDEDDTTAELLTDTGSPVKTPTNQTHAAKTNGHIPPPASEGPGARLPTMPEPLLCPLVESELSYTDRDLSLSSGYEMFNGEAGEPGLTNGEGQRPRAAVALFPELPLDPEPASPLCGGTGDTGAGKLPGSPAADRSRTVSSSSTGETPKARARAADLLINPLDPRNAESIRVKIADLGNACWVHKHFTEDIQTRQYRSIEVLIGAGYSTPADIWSTACMAFELATGDYLFEPHSGEDYSRDEDHIAHIIELLGCIPRHFALSGKYSREFFNRRGELRHITKLKPWSLYDVLVEKYGWAHEDAAHFTQFLLPMLEMVPEKRASAGECLNHAWLNS
- the srpk2 gene encoding SRSF protein kinase 2 isoform X5, with translation MSVNSEKSSSPERPETQQKASASVPSPPPPPPPPPEPAGPPEPEEEILGSDDEEQEDPADYCKGGYHPVKIGDLFNGRYHVIRKLGWGHFSTVWLCWDIQVKNFVAMKVVKSAQHYTETALDEIKLLRCVRESDPSDPNKDMVVQLIDDFKISGVNGIHVCMVFEVLGHHLLKWIIKSNYQGLPLPCVKSIIKQVLQGLDYLHTKCKIIHTDIKPENILMCVDDTFVRRMAMEATEWQKAGAPPPSGSAVSTAPQLKPVGKISKNKKKKLKKKQKRQAELLEKRMLEIEALEREAEKRGERANEEGDEEEEEEEEEGTNEEERPKIERPSTPRQPTPPGPGMALGESDDDDDEDGEEEEEESSERPTRLTNHTCAAHNEEPGEEEEEEEEEGEGPRINDDDRDEDAEEEATPVAEKDAPIPPGNGDFIQKEEEEEPPKGLEMKKELERVDQEEKENELEETEKTDEAKEEEEEEDDDDEDDTTAELLTDTGSPVKTPTNQTHAAKTNGHIPPPASEGPGARLPTMPEPLLCPLVESELSYTDRDLSLSSGYEMFNGEAGEPGLTNGEGQRPRAAVALFPELPLDPEPASPLCGGTGDTGAGKLPGSPAADRSRTVSSSSTGETPKARARAADLLINPLDPRNAESIRVKIADLGNACWVHKHFTEDIQTRQYRSIEVLIGAGYSTPADIWSTACMAFELATGDYLFEPHSGEDYSRDEDHIALISELLGKVPRKVYAAGKHSKEFFSKKGELRHITKLKPWSLYDVLVEKYGWAHEDAAHFTQFLLPMLEMVPEKRASAGECLNHAWLNS
- the srpk2 gene encoding SRSF protein kinase 2 isoform X4 → MSVNSEKSSSPERPETQQKASASVPSPPPPPPPPPEPAGPPEPEEEILGSDDEEQEDPADYCKGGYHPVKIGDLFNGRYHVIRKLGWGHFSTVWLCWDIQVKNFVAMKVVKSAQHYTETALDEIKLLRCVRESDPSDPNKDMVVQLIDDFKISGVNGIHVCMVFEVLGHHLLKWIIKSNYQGLPLPCVKSIIKQVLQGLDYLHTKCKIIHTDIKPENILMCVDDTFVRRMAMEATEWQKAGAPPPSGSAVSTAPQLKPVSTTDVGKISKNKKKKLKKKQKRQAELLEKRMLEIEALEREAEKRGERANEEGDEEEEEEEEEGTNEEERPKIERPSTPRQPTPPGPGMALGESDDDDDEDGEEEEEESSERPTRLTNHTCAAHNEEPGEEEEEEEEEGEGPRINDDDRDEDAEEEATPVAEKDAPIPPGNGDFIQKEEEEEPPKGLEMKKELERVDQEEKENELEETEKTDEAKEEEEEEDDDDEDDTTAELLTDTGSPVKTPTNQTHAAKTNGHIPPPASEGPGARLPTMPEPLLCPLVESELSYTDRDLSLSSGYEMFNGEAGEPGLTNGEGQRPRAAVALFPELPLDPEPASPLCGGTGDTGAGKLPGSPAADRSRTVSSSSTGETPKARARAADLLINPLDPRNAESIRVKIADLGNACWVHKHFTEDIQTRQYRSIEVLIGAGYSTPADIWSTACMAFELATGDYLFEPHSGEDYSRDEDHIALISELLGKVPRKVYAAGKHSKEFFSKKGELRHITKLKPWSLYDVLVEKYGWAHEDAAHFTQFLLPMLEMVPEKRASAGECLNHAWLNS